One region of Microbacterium sp. Root553 genomic DNA includes:
- the prfB gene encoding peptide chain release factor 2, whose product MLELDLSADIQALRLTYGDIREVLDVEAIRSDIARLSEEAGAPDLWDDPERAQKVTSALSHRQSALARVEGIGQRLDDLEVLVGLANEMGDEESAVEARVELSALTEMINQLEVQTLMDGEYDERSAIITIRSGAGGDDATDFAEMLMRMYLRWAERHKYPVKVMDTSYAEGAGIKSATFEIDAPYAFGTVSVEAGTHRLARISPFGSADKRQTSFAAVEVIPLMEEATEVDIPESDIRVDVFRSSGPGGQSVNTTDSAVRLTHLPTGIVVSMQNEKSQIQNRAAAMRVLQTRLLLQQKEQEAAKKKELAGTITASWGDQMRSYFLYGQQLVKDLRTGHESGNPAAVFDGDLDGFISAGIRWRKRKDDD is encoded by the coding sequence ATGCTCGAACTCGATCTCTCCGCCGACATCCAGGCCCTGCGACTCACCTACGGTGACATTCGCGAGGTCCTCGACGTCGAGGCCATCCGCTCCGACATCGCCCGCCTCAGTGAGGAGGCCGGTGCGCCGGACCTCTGGGACGACCCCGAACGCGCACAGAAGGTGACCAGTGCGCTGAGCCACCGGCAGTCCGCGCTCGCCAGGGTCGAGGGGATCGGCCAGCGGCTCGACGACCTCGAGGTGCTGGTCGGACTCGCGAACGAGATGGGCGACGAGGAGTCGGCCGTCGAGGCGCGCGTCGAGCTCAGCGCTCTCACCGAGATGATCAACCAGCTCGAGGTCCAGACGCTCATGGACGGCGAGTACGACGAGCGATCGGCGATCATCACGATCCGCTCCGGCGCCGGCGGCGATGACGCCACCGACTTCGCCGAGATGCTCATGCGCATGTACCTGCGCTGGGCCGAGCGCCACAAGTACCCCGTCAAGGTCATGGACACCTCGTACGCCGAGGGCGCGGGCATCAAGTCGGCGACGTTCGAGATCGACGCGCCGTACGCGTTCGGCACGGTGTCGGTCGAGGCTGGCACGCACCGTCTCGCGCGCATCAGCCCCTTCGGCTCCGCCGACAAGCGGCAGACGTCGTTCGCGGCGGTCGAGGTCATCCCCCTCATGGAAGAGGCGACCGAGGTCGACATCCCCGAGAGCGACATCCGCGTCGACGTGTTCCGCTCATCGGGCCCCGGTGGTCAGTCCGTCAACACCACCGACTCCGCTGTGCGACTCACGCACCTTCCGACCGGCATCGTCGTCTCGATGCAGAACGAGAAGTCGCAGATCCAGAACCGTGCGGCCGCGATGCGCGTGCTCCAGACGAGGCTCCTGCTGCAGCAGAAGGAGCAGGAGGCTGCGAAGAAGAAGGAACTCGCCGGCACCATCACGGCCAGCTGGGGCGACCAGATGCGTTCGTACTTCCTCTACGGCCAGCAGCTCGTCAAGGATCTGCGCACCGGACACGAGTCGGGCAA